A window of Chrysoperla carnea chromosome 3, inChrCarn1.1, whole genome shotgun sequence genomic DNA:
gatgacgtaatatcggtatcattatacgaaataacacaaataagtttgacagatatattcatagacatctgattataataaatataaatacggattatctatggatatattatacccagctgtctaaactgaactaattgatggtctatggctcataccgatatgacatcacagcaaggcttgcccgctttttaggtcacgtgatatacagtttaaaaattacgatttttaattttaatattttaaaagaaaaatgtgtttttatgactcgaaatcagagtagtataagtatatttttacataaattttaacttttttcaattttcatgatttatttttgaccaacgataataccctattgtataatttttaccttttataatttttgagaggCTATAAAACTATTTCCATTCGTTTTGCGGGGGTTgatgtaaataataaacttacttgttattttataggtatatgaccaatatttaaattttattactcttGAAGATGATTTATTTACCTTACGACATCAAAACAATGAAACGTTATCATATTACGGtacgaaattaaatatttaagtgtatACCTCTtcgtaatttattaaatttttgtgtattttttagcGATTAATAAAGGAGATTTAGTTGATACGGAAATGGAATCGATTATGGAAGTAATTGTGGATAGTCTATTTTCTGTATGTGTCACATtaggtaaataatttaaaaaaagttattgtaatgataACGTTTGAGAAAGGTATACGGATACTTCCTCTTACGAAGAAGTACGGGGTATACTATTTTTGTccccaattttgttaaaactcaATGGCAACTTCTATTATTTAGTAGTCAAATAAACTGAATTAAGTTTTCCATTAAGTCGGTGCATGTTTTTGCGTTTTATGATTTGTATTCGCTTTTCGAAATATGAgggtagaaaatattaaataattcacgCTGTGTATACATCGATGGGTTCGGTAACCATTTTTAAAGTcaaattcaacaattttacCCAAGCATTTTAAATCTGGCGCCCCTTAAATACTGCGCCCCTATGTTCCAGGTATAACCTTAAATCCGCTACTGCGTTTACGGtcgtataaataataaattctctgaaatatgaatatttttttataatgcataataatttgtttaggtAATGTTCCAATAATTCGAAGTCAACGTGGTAATGCCGCCGAAATGGTTGcaaaaaaattagagaaaaaattacgCGATAATGTTTTTGACGCTAGAAATAATCTTTTCCACATGGATGCTACTCAAGTCGGAAATTTTTCGTTCCAACGCCCCCTATTAATTATTCTCGATCGTAACGTTGACATTGCCACTCCGTTACATCATACATGGACATATCAAGCTCTAACACATGATGTCCTtgatttaacgttaaataaggTTTCGGTAGAAGATAAAGAACCAAGTGGTGGtgttagaaataaaacaaaagtgtgTCACTTGGattcaaatgataaattttggaCTACACATAAAGGATCACCGTTTCCAACAGTAGCGGAAGCTATACAAGAAGAATTGGAACAGTACCGATCGTCTGAAGAAGAAGTGAAACGGTTAAAGACTTCTATGGGTATTGAAAATGAAAGtgatttaatgttaaatatggtTTCTGATAATACGGCAAAATTAACTTCGGCTGTAAATTCGTTACCACAATTGATTGAGAAAAAGCGTCTTATTGATATGCATACCACAATTGCTACAGGTATTTTTTTCCACTACAAAACTATtggaatgattttgaaaattctttctcgtttaaaaacataatatattaagctatggaattttttaatatcaaataatgtaaaataaatttaagtctaaagtgaaaaattatgGTGGCCACAATACTAGAAAATCTGTAAATGTCAGGGAATTCAAATTCTTCTAGAAAAGTCAGAGATATGTCAAGGAATTTCGTGAAAAAGAGAAAAGTCAGGGAATTTAATCATTTTCGTagcaaacttttaaaaatatttttataatttttctattcgAATTTAGTTTATGATTTTTCATGCTCGTTATTTGTAAAGATTTCGTTCCACATTCTTTCAATTTAACCTCCATTATCtatcccattttattttatcagggaatttttgaattattccaATTGAAAACATGGAAAAGTCAGGGAAATTCATTTTGGAAAAGCAGTGGCCACCATAAAAATCTatagaaagtaaaataaaattaactacaaACCGATTATTCATCTACGGTATGTTTTTTAggtattttgaatttcattaaatCGAGACGATTAGATACATTTTTCGaattagaagaaaaaattatgagCAAGGCAACATTGGATAATAAAAGTGTATATGATTTTCTAATTGATCCATCATCAGGAACACCTGAAGATAAAAtgcgtttatttataatttattatatttgttcatTAAATGTGCCTGACAGTGAATTTAGTAAATACGAAGCAGCTCTAGAGGCAGCCGGTTGTGATTTATCACCCGTAGCTTATATTAAACGTTGGAagtaagtttaaattatttctttaaaaatactcacaaattatttaaactgtcttgttttttttttttttttttttattgtagaagTTTTTCAAGAATGTCATTAAATACCAATCAATATGAAGGTGGTGGTACCAAAACCGTTAgtatgttttcaaaattagtaTCGCAAGGATCGTCGTTTGTAATGGAAGGGGTTAAAAATTTGGTTGTTAAAAGAAATGTAAGTAAACTTAATTAACTATTTACAGAACTCTTAAAGTCtagtatgaaaataattataaataggaatatttgttgttgataatttttgtattttatttcaattatttatcataaataatattgaacttcgccaagaaaacttttttaaaagttatgtataattaaatataagttaattaaaatgaataaaatggaCAAAAGAATTTACAGATTATAAACGTTATTTAAGCATGATTCTATTCTGTAAGTATGAAGTATTTCATCCACTGGCAGCATGCCATTGAAGACccaaattttccaattaagTTTTCTCTCTATGAAACATTTTCCAGTGGCCGATTCGGTGGCCCTACTCTGCCTAATGGTTACTCCGGCTCTGTTAATTTAACTATATTGTATGTTATTCAAAATGCGAATGAATGTTtcactcaaaaatttattttcgatacacaatataatttatacacaaaaaaaagtttctactttcttgtaaaatttttgtattgtgttATACAGCTTTAGAACTGTTTtaggttatttttatttaaaaaatattttgtactctTCAGAATTTGCCAGTAACTCGAATTGTTGATCAATTAatggaaatgaaaaatatggaaaaagatgattatttatatttggaTCCAAAACAATTTAAAGCTGTTGAAATGCCACGAACAAGGACTTCGTATCAGGATGCAATCGTATTTATTGTTGGTGGTggaaattatattgaatatcaaaatttagtcGATTACGCTAaggtatttatgaaaaaatatatctgtGGGCAAAGAAACCGAAGCATAAAGTATATTCAGAATATTAATTCAACAGAAGATTATGCTAAAATTTAAGTTagctatctttttttgtttttgagttctcGAATTATCACACTGAAAAACCAAAATACCAAAGAAGTTTCAGTAAGGAATTCTAATTTCAATTTCTACGAAAATCTGCTAAATAGAATCTACCAGTGCTGTGTTCGAAGAAATGGCCACGATTGTTTTACCTGTGGATTTATAAGAGATACTAAAATATACGCTTTAAACAAATCGTCCCACCAACTTTTTCCGAAAGACTAAGTAAATCACGAAAGGCTAAATTTccaaaagtaatgaaaaatattccatatattttatagattatttGGAGATGTGGTTTCTTTGTCCATAActaatcacatttttttaatttattaactaaaatgatttatttattttagcaaaaaacGAATACATCAAATAATA
This region includes:
- the LOC123295460 gene encoding protein sly1 homolog; the protein is MSTLKERQINAIKTMLNLNNPANKLSSAEPVWKILVYDRVGQDIISPLLSLKEIRELGVTLHVLLHSNRDSIPEVPAIYFCAPTVENLGRISQDFQNGLYDAYHLNFISPISREKLEDLASAAIQWNCVANIQKVYDQYLNFITLEDDLFTLRHQNNETLSYYAINKGDLVDTEMESIMEVIVDSLFSVCVTLGNVPIIRSQRGNAAEMVAKKLEKKLRDNVFDARNNLFHMDATQVGNFSFQRPLLIILDRNVDIATPLHHTWTYQALTHDVLDLTLNKVSVEDKEPSGGVRNKTKVCHLDSNDKFWTTHKGSPFPTVAEAIQEELEQYRSSEEEVKRLKTSMGIENESDLMLNMVSDNTAKLTSAVNSLPQLIEKKRLIDMHTTIATGILNFIKSRRLDTFFELEEKIMSKATLDNKSVYDFLIDPSSGTPEDKMRLFIIYYICSLNVPDSEFSKYEAALEAAGCDLSPVAYIKRWKSFSRMSLNTNQYEGGGTKTVSMFSKLVSQGSSFVMEGVKNLVVKRNNLPVTRIVDQLMEMKNMEKDDYLYLDPKQFKAVEMPRTRTSYQDAIVFIVGGGNYIEYQNLVDYAKQKTNTSNNKRIIYGASTLNSGEQFLKQLSLLGKEIS